A stretch of Salvelinus alpinus chromosome 4, SLU_Salpinus.1, whole genome shotgun sequence DNA encodes these proteins:
- the LOC139573384 gene encoding putative nuclease HARBI1 isoform X1, translating to MKAQNCVFLSALTMACPFVRDVVDEEALVLRRAFRRERVFRDRLDPLAFPDDHLYERYRFSADGIRYLCRLLGPRIKHRTARSHALSVEQMVCVALRFFASGAFLYSVGDAEQLNKATICRTIRSVCLAIKALADVFISFPGHRRLCDIKEEFYRIAGFPNVIGAVDCTHIRIKAPSGAHEADFVNRKSFHSINVQMVCNADCVISNVVAKWPGSVHDSRIFRASEIYQCLSQGEFSGVLLGDRGYGCQPFLLTPFTDPQEAQQAYNHAHARTRARVEMTFGLLKARFHCLHKLRVSPVRACDITVACAVLHNVACLRKERAPRVPPAMDWDNPAIFPDDDSGRLLRDQYVLNYFS from the exons atgaaggcccaaaattgtgtgttcctttctgctctgacaatggcatgcccattcgtgcgagatgtggtggatgaagaagcacttgtgctgaggagagccttcaggcgagaaagggtcttcagggaccggttggacccactggccttccctgatgaccatctatatgaaagatacagattttctgcagatggcatcaggtatctatgcagactactgggtcccaggattaagcaccgcactgcacggagccatgcactgagtgtggagcaaatggtttgtgtggccttgcgcttttttgctagtggagccttcctgtactcagtgggggatgcagaacagctgaacaaggccacaatttgccgcacaataaggagtgtgtgtctggctatcaaagcattagcagatgtcttcatctccttccctggccacagaagactctgtgacatcaaagaggagttctataggattgcag gtttccccaatgtcattggtgcagtggactgcacacacataaggataaaagccccctcaggtgcccatgaggccgattttgtgaataggaaatcctttcacagcattaatgttcag atggtctgcaatgctgactgtgtgatcagcaatgttgtggcaaaatggcctggctcagtccatgactccagaatctttcgggcctctgaaatctatcagtgcctatcacaag gtgaattctctggtgtgttgctgggagacagggggtatggctgccagccttttctcctgacacctttcacagacccccaggaagcacagcaggcctacaaccatgcccatgccaggaccagggccagagttgaaatgacctttggcctcctgaaggcacgctttcactgccttcacaaattaagggtcagccctgttagggcatgtgatattactgtggcttgtgctgtcctccacaatgtggcctgcctgaggaaggagagggcccccagagtgccaccagccatggactgggacaa